One segment of Marvinbryantia formatexigens DSM 14469 DNA contains the following:
- a CDS encoding type II toxin-antitoxin system HicA family toxin produces MPMTPREMTKLLKKNGFEEISQNGSHVKLRNGETGRTVIVPYHCKDLKKGLEQAILKQAGLK; encoded by the coding sequence ATGCCAATGACTCCAAGGGAGATGACAAAACTCCTAAAGAAAAATGGTTTCGAAGAAATCAGCCAGAATGGTTCCCATGTAAAGCTGAGAAACGGAGAAACAGGAAGAACGGTAATCGTTCCTTATCACTGCAAAGACCTTAAAAAAGGACTGGAGCAGGCAATACTTAAACAGGCGGGGCTGAAATAA
- a CDS encoding HTH domain-containing protein gives MNEKTRIIEMLRQRISQKDISHRLGVSRRYVHRVLLELREKGEAL, from the coding sequence ATGAATGAAAAAACCAGAATCATCGAAATGTTACGCCAGCGCATCAGCCAGAAAGACATATCCCACAGGCTGGGAGTAAGCAGAAGATATGTGCACAGGGTATTGCTGGAGCTGCGGGAGAAGGGAGAGGCGCTATGA
- a CDS encoding RusA family crossover junction endodeoxyribonuclease, which produces MMTEFFMAMDPPTCTHQEKQIHVVNGKPVFYEPQEVKAARQKLQAHLAKHRPEKMYDGGVRLVVKWCFPKGRHPDGAYRTTKPDTDNLQKLLKDCMTATGFWKDDAQVASEIAEKFWAEIPGIYIRLEELR; this is translated from the coding sequence ATGATGACTGAATTTTTCATGGCAATGGATCCGCCGACCTGTACACACCAGGAGAAACAGATACATGTGGTAAATGGGAAACCGGTATTTTATGAACCACAGGAGGTGAAAGCAGCCCGTCAGAAACTGCAGGCGCATCTGGCAAAGCACAGACCGGAAAAAATGTATGACGGCGGGGTGAGGCTGGTTGTGAAATGGTGTTTCCCAAAAGGGCGGCATCCGGACGGCGCATACCGGACAACAAAGCCGGATACGGATAATCTGCAGAAGCTGCTGAAAGACTGCATGACTGCCACAGGCTTCTGGAAAGATGATGCACAGGTGGCATCGGAGATTGCAGAGAAATTCTGGGCGGAAATCCCGGGAATCTACATAAGGCTCGAGGAACTGCGATGA
- a CDS encoding helix-turn-helix domain-containing protein, producing the protein MDRNTVKDTVLGLYGQGKPPKQIAAELHIPVQTVYELTQDISKGALDDKGTGHKLQMMQDFPERWIDAINPVRRYYGHEPMELRSDQ; encoded by the coding sequence ATGGACAGAAACACGGTTAAAGATACTGTCCTCGGATTATACGGACAGGGGAAACCGCCGAAGCAGATCGCAGCCGAGCTGCATATCCCGGTACAGACAGTATATGAGCTGACACAGGATATCAGTAAAGGCGCCCTGGACGATAAGGGTACCGGGCACAAGCTGCAGATGATGCAGGATTTCCCGGAGAGGTGGATAGATGCCATAAATCCGGTAAGGAGATATTACGGGCATGAACCGATGGAGCTGCGCTCTGATCAATAA
- a CDS encoding YopX family protein, with protein MREILFKAKGQTAGIWYHGLLTRLEKDICRIKGKYRGDWICDPETICQYTGKTDRNGRKIWENDICIINGYGINEEDGYFTVRWDDDDVMFVLSGNGLIVGFGYLRSCECEVVGNVFDNPGLLEGSER; from the coding sequence ATGAGGGAAATACTGTTTAAGGCAAAAGGACAGACGGCAGGAATATGGTACCATGGGCTGCTGACGCGTCTGGAAAAAGACATATGCCGCATAAAGGGTAAATACAGAGGGGACTGGATATGTGATCCGGAAACCATCTGCCAGTATACCGGTAAGACCGACAGAAACGGAAGGAAGATATGGGAGAATGACATCTGCATTATTAACGGCTACGGCATCAATGAGGAAGATGGATATTTTACCGTTAGATGGGATGATGATGACGTGATGTTTGTGCTTAGCGGAAACGGGCTGATAGTTGGTTTTGGTTATCTGCGCAGCTGTGAGTGTGAGGTCGTTGGGAATGTATTTGATAATCCGGGATTGCTGGAAGGAAGCGAGAGATGA
- a CDS encoding type II toxin-antitoxin system HicB family antitoxin: protein MNKLFYPALFHEAEEGGFWVEFPDIPECLTQGDDMQQAYEMAVEALGFSLASMEDGGETVPDASSPQDIQTEDGAFLVVIEFDMAEYRRKHCSRAVKKTLSIPEWLNDIAIRQNINFSQVLQEALMEKVGAK from the coding sequence ATGAATAAATTATTTTATCCGGCATTGTTTCATGAGGCGGAAGAAGGGGGATTCTGGGTCGAATTCCCGGACATCCCGGAATGTCTGACGCAGGGGGATGATATGCAGCAGGCATATGAGATGGCGGTTGAAGCACTGGGGTTCTCATTGGCATCAATGGAGGACGGTGGAGAAACAGTGCCGGATGCATCGAGTCCGCAGGATATACAGACAGAAGATGGTGCGTTCCTTGTGGTCATTGAGTTTGACATGGCAGAATACAGACGGAAGCATTGCTCCAGGGCCGTGAAGAAAACATTGAGCATACCGGAATGGCTGAATGATATTGCAATAAGGCAGAACATTAATTTTTCACAGGTCCTGCAGGAAGCATTAATGGAAAAAGTAGGGGCAAAATAA